One Brachyspira suanatina DNA segment encodes these proteins:
- a CDS encoding HPr family phosphocarrier protein: MTLTNVVTIKSKNGMHLRPAGVLSQISSKNEYSNIGIFLLYNGVRADAKSVFNIMGLGAFQGANLILEIEYEDGMEEIAKQAEKELVYFFEEGYIHAEVPEDDD, from the coding sequence ATGACATTAACAAATGTAGTTACAATCAAAAGCAAAAATGGAATGCATTTAAGACCCGCAGGAGTACTTTCACAAATATCAAGTAAAAATGAATATTCTAACATAGGAATATTTTTACTTTATAATGGTGTAAGAGCAGACGCTAAAAGTGTATTTAATATTATGGGACTTGGAGCATTTCAAGGTGCAAATCTAATCTTAGAAATAGAATATGAAGATGGAATGGAAGAAATAGCTAAACAAGCAGAAAAAGAATTAGTATATTTCTTTGAAGAAGGCTATATTCATGCTGAAGTTCCAGAAGATGATGACTAA
- the dut gene encoding dUTP diphosphatase, with protein MLKIKIINKSNNPLPKYQTPGSSGLDLHANIDKPITLNKNDIVLIPTGLFIEIPEGYEAQVRSRSSLALKNGIFCLNSPATIDSDYRGELKIILASLTDTPFTINKGDRIAQMVFAKVEKASFEEVDSLSDTQRGEGGFGSTNK; from the coding sequence ATGCTTAAAATAAAAATTATTAATAAATCAAATAATCCTTTACCTAAATATCAAACTCCTGGTTCTTCAGGACTTGATTTACATGCTAATATAGATAAACCTATTACTTTAAATAAAAATGATATAGTACTAATTCCAACCGGTCTTTTTATTGAAATACCTGAAGGTTATGAAGCACAAGTAAGGAGTAGGAGTTCTTTAGCACTAAAAAATGGTATATTTTGTTTAAACTCTCCAGCAACAATAGATAGTGATTATAGAGGAGAATTAAAAATAATATTAGCTTCTTTAACTGATACTCCATTTACTATAAATAAAGGAGATAGAATAGCACAAATGGTTTTTGCTAAAGTTGAAAAGGCAAGTTTTGAAGAGGTAGATTCTCTTTCAGATACTCAAAGAGGTGAGGGTGGATTTGGAAGTACCAATAAATAA
- a CDS encoding NAD(P)/FAD-dependent oxidoreductase has product MKHKHPNLCKPITIAGVTFQNRMFSAPMGGTDITNDGCIGPKSTAFYELRARGGAGAVTVSECMVHPETDGSHAYHLDTKILNSLAAATYTADAIRRHGSIASLELSHSGMYAGTYMTDKTKKQSMAQWGPSDTVRPDGVEVKSLTKEMIKDIVDAYGNVAALAKRAGFEMLLIHGGHGWLINQFFSPYFNKRKDEYGGSLENRCRLAIEVLTSVRKSVGERFPIEFRFSGSELFDGGYDLDEGIEIAKHISPYVDLLHVSAGTYQRGFGDTHPSMFKEHGCNVYLAEAIKKHVSVPVSTIGALNSPEQMEEIIASGKADIVYMARALLADHQLPRKVMENRDEEIVHCLRCFTCMAERAATATRRCTVNPLIGRELDGIEVMPTRESKKVLVAGAGPGGLYAAYTAARRGHKVILCEKESEVGGILKSEQAIPFKKEMYDLSNTYALLARKAGVEIRTNTEVTKELVEKENPYALIIAVGSTPLVPPIKGLDGDNVVIVNNYYKEKDKVTDNVVVFGGGLAGCECAIHLGMEGKKVHLVEMRDELAPDANVRHRPLLLKEVDKYVTVHTGYKGIEVRKDGILCVDKDNKEVLVEGTTVICALGQRSCTDTVEKLRDTAPFVRVIGDAAKVATITNAVYWGYHAALDI; this is encoded by the coding sequence ATGAAACATAAACATCCTAATCTATGTAAGCCTATAACAATAGCAGGTGTTACATTTCAAAATAGAATGTTTTCAGCTCCAATGGGCGGAACTGATATAACTAATGATGGATGTATAGGTCCAAAATCTACTGCATTCTATGAATTAAGGGCAAGAGGCGGTGCAGGTGCTGTTACAGTAAGTGAATGTATGGTACATCCTGAAACAGACGGTTCTCATGCTTATCATTTGGATACAAAAATATTAAACTCTCTTGCTGCTGCTACTTATACGGCAGATGCTATAAGAAGACATGGTTCAATAGCTAGTTTGGAATTATCACATTCTGGTATGTATGCAGGCACATATATGACAGATAAAACTAAAAAGCAAAGTATGGCTCAATGGGGACCTTCTGATACAGTACGCCCTGATGGTGTAGAAGTAAAATCATTAACGAAAGAAATGATAAAAGATATTGTTGATGCTTATGGTAATGTTGCTGCACTTGCTAAAAGAGCTGGTTTTGAAATGCTTTTAATACATGGAGGTCATGGCTGGCTTATTAATCAATTTTTCTCTCCTTATTTTAATAAAAGAAAAGATGAATATGGCGGAAGTTTAGAGAATAGATGCCGTTTAGCAATAGAAGTATTAACATCTGTTCGTAAATCTGTTGGTGAAAGATTTCCAATAGAGTTTAGATTCAGCGGTTCTGAATTATTTGATGGAGGTTATGATTTAGATGAAGGAATAGAGATTGCAAAACATATATCTCCTTATGTGGATTTACTTCATGTTTCTGCTGGAACTTATCAAAGAGGTTTCGGAGATACTCACCCTTCTATGTTTAAAGAGCATGGATGTAATGTATATTTGGCAGAGGCTATAAAAAAACATGTTTCTGTACCAGTATCAACCATAGGAGCTTTAAATAGTCCAGAACAAATGGAAGAGATTATTGCATCTGGGAAAGCTGATATTGTTTATATGGCACGTGCTTTGCTTGCTGATCATCAATTGCCTAGAAAGGTAATGGAAAATAGAGATGAAGAAATAGTGCATTGTTTGAGATGCTTTACTTGTATGGCTGAACGTGCTGCTACTGCTACTAGAAGATGTACTGTTAATCCTTTAATAGGAAGAGAGCTTGACGGAATTGAAGTTATGCCAACAAGAGAAAGTAAAAAAGTGTTAGTTGCAGGTGCTGGTCCCGGAGGTTTATATGCTGCTTATACTGCTGCTAGAAGAGGACATAAAGTTATATTATGTGAGAAAGAATCAGAAGTTGGAGGTATATTAAAAAGTGAGCAGGCAATACCTTTCAAAAAAGAAATGTATGATTTATCTAATACTTATGCATTGCTTGCTAGAAAAGCTGGCGTTGAAATACGTACAAATACAGAAGTAACAAAAGAATTAGTAGAAAAAGAAAATCCTTATGCATTAATAATTGCTGTTGGTTCAACTCCTTTAGTTCCTCCTATAAAAGGTTTAGATGGTGATAATGTTGTTATAGTAAATAACTACTATAAAGAAAAAGATAAAGTAACTGATAATGTAGTGGTATTTGGTGGCGGTTTAGCTGGATGTGAATGTGCTATACATTTAGGAATGGAAGGAAAAAAAGTACATCTTGTAGAAATGAGAGATGAGCTTGCACCTGATGCTAATGTAAGACATAGACCTTTACTTTTAAAAGAAGTTGATAAATATGTTACTGTTCATACTGGATATAAAGGAATAGAAGTAAGAAAAGACGGAATATTGTGTGTTGATAAAGATAATAAAGAAGTATTAGTTGAAGGAACTACAGTTATATGTGCTTTAGGACAAAGATCTTGTACTGATACTGTTGAAAAATTAAGAGATACTGCTCCGTTTGTAAGAGTAATTGGAGATGCTGCAAAAGTTGCTACAATAACAAATGCTGTATATTGGGGATATCATGCTGCTTTAGATATATAA
- a CDS encoding GntP family permease → MISYFVIAMLAISIIVVMILTIKFKVHPFIAMLLVAIFLAFTLHVPSNNDTNYITEISALIGKGFGNALASVGIIIVLGSVIGNILEMSGAALKLGEIVLRVVGKSHPALAMNILGFIVSIPVFCDSGYLILTPLRKAVAKKSGASPVALSVALSTGLYASHALIPPTPGPAAVVNLFGLEAHLLTVIIIGLIVAIPTSLVGAIYGIFISKYIKKPNYPDKSPTYETLISDIGGLPPTWKALAPIVVPIILMAIGSIVRFDSFRLGGGIVKNIFIFLGEPSMALFIGFLFSLLLTHKFNKEEISMWIGDGIRSSGSILAIVGASGAFAEVLKSTELAKIIPELGHIFGSLNMGLILPFIMASALKIMLGSSTIAVVTVATLFAPLLGTLGFNTPISQVLVLMSIGAGSMIASHANDSYFWIVVELSGLKINDAYKARTLATFVQGTTALIIIMILAFLFR, encoded by the coding sequence ATGATTAGTTATTTTGTAATAGCTATGTTGGCAATATCTATTATTGTCGTTATGATTTTAACGATTAAATTTAAGGTTCATCCATTCATAGCTATGCTATTAGTAGCAATATTCTTAGCTTTTACACTTCATGTCCCATCTAATAATGATACCAATTATATAACAGAAATATCAGCTTTAATAGGAAAAGGCTTCGGCAATGCTTTAGCAAGTGTAGGTATAATAATAGTTTTGGGTAGTGTAATAGGTAATATATTAGAAATGTCTGGTGCTGCTCTAAAATTAGGAGAAATAGTTTTAAGAGTAGTAGGTAAATCTCATCCTGCATTGGCTATGAATATACTAGGTTTTATAGTATCAATACCTGTATTTTGTGATTCAGGATATTTGATATTAACACCTTTAAGAAAAGCTGTGGCTAAAAAAAGCGGTGCATCTCCTGTTGCTTTATCAGTTGCATTATCTACAGGACTTTATGCTTCTCATGCTTTAATTCCTCCAACTCCAGGACCTGCAGCAGTTGTAAACCTATTTGGACTTGAAGCACATTTATTAACTGTTATAATTATAGGATTAATAGTTGCTATACCAACTTCTTTAGTAGGGGCAATATATGGAATATTTATTTCAAAATATATAAAAAAACCTAATTATCCGGATAAATCTCCTACTTATGAAACTTTGATAAGTGATATAGGAGGACTTCCTCCTACTTGGAAAGCTTTAGCACCTATAGTAGTCCCTATAATATTAATGGCTATAGGAAGTATAGTAAGATTTGATTCTTTCAGATTAGGCGGCGGAATAGTAAAAAATATATTCATATTCTTAGGTGAACCATCTATGGCATTGTTCATTGGTTTTTTATTCTCACTTCTATTAACTCATAAATTTAATAAAGAAGAAATATCTATGTGGATAGGTGATGGTATAAGATCTTCTGGAAGCATATTAGCTATAGTTGGGGCCAGTGGCGCTTTTGCAGAAGTTTTGAAATCTACTGAATTAGCTAAAATTATACCTGAATTAGGTCATATATTCGGATCATTAAATATGGGATTAATACTTCCATTTATTATGGCATCAGCACTAAAAATAATGTTAGGATCATCTACAATAGCTGTAGTTACTGTAGCAACTCTTTTTGCTCCTTTACTTGGCACATTAGGATTTAATACGCCTATATCTCAAGTATTAGTATTGATGTCAATAGGAGCTGGATCTATGATAGCTTCTCATGCTAATGATAGTTATTTTTGGATAGTTGTAGAATTATCTGGTTTAAAAATAAATGATGCATATAAAGCTAGAACTTTAGCCACTTTTGTACAGGGTACTACAGCACTAATTATTATAATGATACTCGCTTTCCTTTTTAGATAA
- a CDS encoding PadR family transcriptional regulator, producing MGVLKYAILGLLNQKNMTGYDITKEFEETLCEFWSAKHSQIYPELKSLNEQGMVEYKIEISGTVLEKKLYSITELGKKDFMKWIESEINIPPTFKDEFRLQLFFSDCLSEEMRINLITNHLNQHKERLEHLKNNQKKFDGIPQKNTNSFSDYLVLMGAIMREENTCKWLEKCLELCNK from the coding sequence ATGGGAGTGTTAAAATATGCCATTTTAGGACTTTTAAATCAAAAAAATATGACAGGATATGACATAACAAAAGAATTTGAAGAAACACTATGTGAATTTTGGAGTGCAAAACATAGTCAAATATATCCGGAATTAAAATCACTCAATGAACAAGGTATGGTAGAATATAAAATAGAAATATCAGGAACTGTTTTAGAAAAAAAATTATATTCTATTACTGAACTTGGAAAAAAAGATTTTATGAAATGGATTGAATCAGAAATAAATATTCCTCCTACATTTAAAGATGAATTTAGATTGCAATTATTTTTCTCAGATTGTTTATCAGAAGAAATGAGAATAAATCTTATAACTAATCATCTAAATCAGCATAAAGAAAGACTAGAACATTTAAAAAATAATCAAAAAAAATTTGACGGCATACCTCAGAAAAATACCAATAGTTTCAGTGATTATTTAGTATTAATGGGGGCCATTATGAGAGAAGAAAATACTTGTAAATGGCTTGAAAAATGTTTAGAATTATGCAATAAATAA
- a CDS encoding L-lactate MFS transporter — MNYTKKRWFILFVVCLANLCLGSIYTWSVFAAPMAEYLSGIFGKTLTSADLAIVYTIANSVGPITMISGGWVNDKFGPKKVLFVGGMMWGFGMLLSGFATSVGFLIVSYALIGGLGLGMAYGTAISSCIKFFPDKSGLVGGIITAVYGFGSVALPPIVTMIVNKFDAPTAFKIVGVVFCIILAFCSFTIEKCPPNFVPDGWTPPEKKNSISVTINKDWKGMLKTPAFYVMILLFTCGAFTGMMITSQASAVARNLVGMSAIAASTAVSVLALFNVFGRIVAGYSSDKIGRILTLAFSCVLGAIGLICLYKSGEGTDVIFYIGISIVGLCFGSFMGVFPGFTASKFGTLNNSVNYGIMFIGVAIAGYFGPTVMGSMYRQYGSYQNAFLVACALNIFGIVLTIIYSILDKREKRANS, encoded by the coding sequence ATGAATTATACAAAAAAGAGATGGTTTATACTTTTTGTAGTATGTTTAGCCAATTTATGTTTAGGTTCAATTTATACTTGGAGTGTATTTGCTGCACCTATGGCTGAATATTTATCAGGAATATTTGGAAAGACATTAACTTCAGCAGATTTAGCTATAGTCTATACAATAGCTAATAGTGTTGGCCCTATAACAATGATAAGTGGAGGATGGGTTAATGATAAATTCGGGCCTAAAAAAGTTTTATTTGTAGGCGGTATGATGTGGGGATTTGGAATGCTTCTTTCTGGTTTTGCCACAAGTGTAGGATTTTTAATTGTGTCTTATGCTTTAATAGGAGGGCTTGGATTAGGCATGGCTTATGGTACGGCAATAAGCAGCTGCATAAAATTTTTCCCAGATAAAAGCGGATTAGTAGGAGGTATTATAACTGCTGTATATGGTTTTGGTTCTGTAGCACTTCCTCCTATAGTTACAATGATTGTTAATAAATTTGATGCCCCTACAGCATTTAAAATTGTTGGTGTAGTTTTTTGTATTATACTTGCATTTTGTTCTTTTACTATAGAAAAATGTCCTCCAAATTTTGTGCCAGATGGTTGGACTCCTCCAGAAAAGAAGAATTCAATTTCTGTAACTATTAATAAAGATTGGAAAGGAATGCTTAAAACTCCAGCATTTTATGTTATGATACTTCTTTTTACTTGCGGAGCTTTTACCGGAATGATGATTACTTCTCAAGCTTCAGCAGTTGCAAGAAATTTAGTAGGAATGAGTGCCATTGCTGCTAGTACTGCAGTATCTGTATTGGCATTATTTAATGTATTTGGAAGAATTGTAGCAGGTTATTCTTCAGATAAGATAGGAAGAATATTAACTTTAGCTTTTTCATGTGTTCTTGGTGCAATAGGATTAATATGTCTTTATAAATCAGGAGAAGGAACTGATGTTATATTTTATATCGGCATATCTATAGTAGGACTTTGTTTTGGTTCTTTTATGGGAGTTTTTCCGGGATTTACAGCTTCAAAATTTGGAACATTAAATAACAGTGTTAATTATGGAATAATGTTTATTGGTGTTGCTATAGCTGGATATTTCGGTCCTACTGTTATGGGAAGTATGTATCGTCAATATGGAAGTTATCAAAATGCATTTTTAGTGGCATGTGCTTTGAATATTTTTGGAATAGTATTAACAATAATATATTCAATTTTAGACAAAAGAGAAAAGAGAGCTAATTCTTAA